A genomic segment from Microbulbifer elongatus encodes:
- a CDS encoding 16S rRNA (uracil(1498)-N(3))-methyltransferase, translating to MNLILLTPRDFQSDTEVLLRGRRFQHMTEVHRAEVGDRMKVGRLNGLIGEGEITGRGDDHIAMSVTLHKQAPPPLPLTLILALPRPKMLKRTIQHATALGVKKLYLINAYRVEKSFWQSPWLAEEKLREQCLLGLEQAVDTAMPQIELRKRFKPFVEDELPAIAELSRKLVAHPVTEVPCPVDIQQQTTLAVGPEGGFIPYEVEKLQEAGFQSVHLGPRILRVETALPVLLSRLFPAG from the coding sequence ATGAACCTGATTCTGCTGACCCCGCGAGACTTCCAGTCCGACACCGAAGTGCTTCTGCGCGGCCGACGCTTTCAACATATGACCGAGGTGCACCGGGCCGAAGTCGGTGACCGTATGAAAGTGGGCCGGTTAAATGGTCTGATCGGTGAAGGCGAGATTACCGGCCGCGGCGACGACCATATCGCCATGTCAGTCACGCTACACAAGCAGGCACCGCCCCCCCTGCCGTTGACCCTGATTCTGGCGCTGCCCCGCCCGAAAATGCTCAAGCGCACCATCCAGCACGCCACCGCACTCGGGGTTAAAAAGCTCTACCTGATCAACGCTTACCGGGTGGAAAAGTCCTTCTGGCAAAGCCCCTGGCTCGCGGAAGAAAAATTGCGCGAACAGTGCCTACTCGGCCTGGAACAGGCAGTGGACACGGCGATGCCGCAGATCGAACTGCGCAAACGCTTTAAACCGTTTGTGGAAGACGAACTGCCGGCCATTGCCGAACTCTCCCGCAAGTTAGTGGCACACCCGGTGACCGAAGTGCCCTGCCCTGTGGATATCCAGCAGCAGACCACCCTGGCGGTCGGCCCCGAAGGTGGCTTTATCCCCTACGAAGTGGAAAAGCTGCAGGAAGCGGGCTTTCAGTCCGTCCATCTCGGGCCGCGTATCCTGCGTGTGGAAACCGCCCTCCCGGTACTGCTCAGCCGTCTCTTCCCCGCCGGTTAA
- a CDS encoding Dps family protein, with protein MSNIDIGIGEKDREQVAQGLKRLLADSYTLYLQTHNFHWNVTGRLFRELHLMFEEHYTELATAVDDIAERIRTLDVVAPGTYKAFAGLSSIKEVEDVPAAEEMVRILTQGHEQVVKTCREVLKAAQDADDESTAALVGDRMRVHEKTAWMLRATAQ; from the coding sequence ATGAGCAATATTGATATCGGTATCGGTGAGAAGGATCGTGAGCAGGTTGCGCAGGGTTTGAAACGCCTACTGGCGGATTCCTACACTCTTTACCTGCAGACCCATAATTTCCATTGGAATGTGACCGGCCGTCTGTTTCGAGAGCTGCACCTGATGTTCGAGGAGCACTACACCGAATTGGCAACGGCAGTGGATGATATTGCCGAGCGCATCCGTACCCTGGATGTGGTTGCCCCCGGCACTTATAAAGCCTTCGCCGGCCTCAGCTCTATTAAAGAAGTGGAAGACGTGCCGGCGGCGGAGGAAATGGTGCGGATCCTTACGCAAGGGCACGAGCAGGTGGTGAAAACCTGTCGTGAAGTGCTGAAAGCGGCTCAGGATGCGGATGATGAGTCCACCGCGGCGCTGGTGGGTGACCGTATGCGTGTGCATGAGAAGACCGCCTGGATGTTGCGGGCTACCGCGCAGTAA
- a CDS encoding LysR family transcriptional regulator — translation MSTTIKQLRAFVAVARTRSLAEASAQLHVSQPAISIAIRSLEESLGGDLFSREGRQLVLTPEGTAFVERAQQLLHNWDNTLDAVQQRFRLQQGQLSIAAIPAFALNQLPELLKKFHRQHPDINIVLEDIVMERVVNAVQEGRAELGFSFRPDDLGNLSFTPIGDDRFVAVLPEGHKLQWKTLVRWQDLAQAPFIAMNRGSAVRRWTDAAFGEVLPRLLCEANQLSTIGRLVQSGLGVSAVPSLCEEQMRAYGLVCKPLAEPVVSHAVGILAREAGALSAPAQAFLSLVSNTHS, via the coding sequence ATGAGCACCACCATCAAACAGCTGCGCGCCTTTGTGGCCGTGGCCAGAACCCGCAGCCTGGCGGAAGCGAGCGCACAGCTGCATGTGTCGCAACCGGCCATCTCCATTGCCATTCGCAGCCTGGAGGAATCTCTGGGTGGCGACCTGTTCAGCCGCGAAGGTAGGCAACTGGTACTGACACCGGAGGGCACCGCCTTTGTGGAGCGCGCCCAGCAACTGCTGCACAACTGGGACAACACCCTGGATGCGGTGCAGCAGCGTTTCCGCCTGCAGCAGGGGCAGCTGTCCATCGCCGCCATCCCCGCCTTTGCCCTGAACCAGCTGCCGGAACTACTCAAGAAATTTCACCGGCAACACCCGGATATCAATATCGTGCTGGAGGATATCGTGATGGAACGGGTGGTGAATGCGGTGCAGGAGGGGCGCGCGGAACTGGGATTCAGTTTTCGCCCGGACGATCTGGGCAACCTGAGCTTCACCCCCATCGGCGACGACCGCTTTGTCGCGGTGCTGCCGGAGGGGCACAAGCTACAGTGGAAAACACTGGTGCGCTGGCAGGACCTGGCCCAGGCGCCTTTTATCGCCATGAACCGGGGCTCTGCGGTGCGCCGCTGGACAGACGCCGCGTTTGGGGAAGTGCTCCCACGGTTATTGTGTGAGGCAAACCAGCTCAGCACCATCGGCCGGCTGGTACAGAGTGGCCTGGGGGTTAGCGCGGTGCCCAGCTTATGTGAGGAGCAAATGCGCGCCTATGGACTGGTGTGCAAACCACTGGCGGAGCCAGTGGTAAGCCATGCGGTAGGAATTCTCGCGCGGGAAGCCGGCGCCCTTTCAGCGCCAGCCCAGGCGTTTCTGTCACTGGTGTCAAACACGCACTCCTGA
- a CDS encoding acetoacetate--CoA ligase: MSNPVQPLWQPTEEAIAATQMDQFRRQVNERHQQSLPDYAGLYQWSVDHREAFWSQLWDFGEVIASERGERVLGKDTMPGAEWFPDARLNFAENLLRFRDDKPALIERLENGSRRELSYRQLFERVERLAAALVHAGVEKGDRVAGFMPNIIDTVVAMLATTSLGAIWTSCSPDFGINGVLDRFGQVAPKILFACEGYFYNGKTLDSLPRLEQIVEQIDSIQQLVVVPVARSPEQTEAAIEGLDRAVSLPHFVKDAPARALTFTQTAFNHPLYIMYSSGTTGVPKCIVHGVGGTLLQHIKEHRLHTDISRNDTLFYFTTCGWMMWNWLVSGLACGATLVLYDGSPFYPAAQCLWDMADEEKISVFGTSAKYIAALEKAGCKPRESHSLERLRAVLSTGSPLAHEGFRYVYRDIKADLCLSSISGGTDIVSCFALGNPTLPVYPGELQCRGLGMAVQVWSDDGRPVLEEKGELVCATSFPCMPIGFWNDEDGSKYHSAYFESWPGVWAHGDYAEITEHGGVIIYGRSDAVLNPGGVRIGTAEIYRQVDKVDEVLDSICIGQEWRDDVRVVLFVVLREGLTLDEALIQKIRTTIRANTTPRHVPAKVIQVADIPRTISGKIVELAVRNVVHGQPVKNQEALANPEALKLFEALPELAGE, translated from the coding sequence ATGAGTAATCCAGTGCAACCCCTATGGCAGCCCACGGAAGAGGCGATTGCCGCGACCCAGATGGATCAGTTTCGCCGCCAGGTCAACGAGCGCCACCAGCAGTCCCTGCCGGATTACGCGGGGTTGTATCAATGGTCTGTGGATCATCGCGAGGCATTCTGGAGCCAGTTGTGGGATTTCGGCGAAGTCATTGCCAGCGAGCGCGGCGAGCGGGTACTGGGGAAAGACACCATGCCCGGCGCCGAGTGGTTCCCGGATGCGCGGTTGAATTTTGCCGAGAACCTGTTGCGTTTTCGCGATGATAAGCCCGCACTGATCGAGCGTCTGGAGAATGGCAGCCGCCGCGAATTGAGCTACCGCCAGTTGTTTGAGCGGGTAGAGCGACTGGCCGCTGCGCTGGTGCATGCGGGTGTGGAGAAGGGCGACCGGGTAGCGGGCTTTATGCCCAATATCATCGACACCGTAGTGGCGATGCTCGCCACCACCAGCCTAGGCGCAATCTGGACATCCTGTTCACCGGATTTTGGAATCAATGGGGTACTGGATCGTTTTGGCCAGGTCGCGCCGAAGATTCTGTTCGCCTGCGAGGGGTATTTTTACAATGGTAAGACCCTCGACTCCCTGCCGCGCCTTGAGCAGATTGTCGAGCAGATCGACTCGATACAGCAGCTGGTCGTAGTGCCGGTGGCGCGCTCACCGGAGCAGACCGAGGCCGCCATCGAGGGACTGGATCGTGCGGTCAGCCTCCCTCATTTTGTGAAGGATGCACCTGCACGCGCATTGACGTTTACGCAGACGGCATTCAACCACCCGCTGTATATCATGTACTCCTCCGGCACCACCGGAGTGCCCAAGTGCATTGTGCACGGTGTGGGCGGTACGCTGCTGCAGCACATCAAGGAACACCGCCTGCATACGGATATATCCCGCAACGACACGCTGTTTTACTTCACCACCTGTGGCTGGATGATGTGGAACTGGCTGGTCAGTGGGCTCGCCTGCGGTGCCACTCTGGTGCTCTATGATGGTTCGCCCTTCTATCCGGCGGCGCAATGCCTGTGGGATATGGCCGATGAGGAGAAGATCAGCGTGTTTGGCACCAGCGCCAAATACATCGCGGCCCTGGAAAAGGCCGGGTGCAAACCCCGTGAAAGCCACAGTCTGGAGCGCCTGCGCGCGGTGCTTTCCACCGGTTCACCACTGGCTCACGAAGGGTTCCGCTATGTCTATCGCGACATCAAGGCCGATCTGTGTCTGAGTTCCATTTCCGGCGGTACCGATATTGTTTCCTGTTTTGCCCTCGGCAACCCGACTCTGCCGGTATACCCCGGTGAGCTGCAGTGTCGCGGTCTTGGCATGGCGGTGCAGGTGTGGAGTGATGATGGCCGACCGGTGCTGGAGGAAAAAGGTGAGCTGGTGTGCGCGACGTCTTTCCCCTGCATGCCCATAGGCTTCTGGAACGACGAGGATGGCAGCAAATATCACAGTGCCTATTTCGAAAGCTGGCCGGGTGTCTGGGCGCATGGGGATTACGCCGAAATCACCGAACACGGCGGCGTGATCATCTACGGCCGCTCGGACGCGGTGTTAAACCCCGGTGGGGTGCGCATTGGCACCGCAGAAATCTACCGCCAGGTGGATAAGGTGGATGAGGTGCTGGACAGCATCTGTATCGGCCAGGAATGGCGGGACGATGTACGCGTGGTACTGTTTGTGGTGTTGCGCGAAGGGTTGACCCTGGATGAGGCGCTGATTCAGAAAATCCGCACCACTATTCGCGCCAATACCACACCGCGCCATGTGCCGGCGAAGGTGATCCAGGTGGCGGATATCCCGCGTACCATCAGCGGTAAGATCGTGGAACTGGCGGTGCGCAACGTGGTGCACGGCCAGCCCGTGAAAAATCAGGAAGCGCTTGCGAACCCGGAAGCCCTGAAGCTGTTTGAGGCACTGCCGGAACTGGCCGGAGAGTAG
- a CDS encoding M2 family metallopeptidase has translation MKKLALVIAAATFTLAGCDRETPEAGAPAPTADNKAVYGADTTNAGTVARAQDASADQLDAEAAKAFLDNAQDRLAKMAEEASHASWLASTYINVDSQYTEALAMERYTALAVELAQEAAKFDQVELDAETRRMLTMLKQGLVFPAPNDPELTAELAQIGSKMQGMYGAGKYCPDQKPGSEKPVASDDTQNKCYTLTEMGQMMASSRDPKLLRELWVGWRKVSPPMKPLYERQVEIGNAGAKELGYDNLSAMWRSKYDMPADEFSADMDNQWNKVKPLYEALHCHVRAKLNEHYGDDVVPATGKIPAHLLGNMWAQEWGNIYDLVKDEDMQAPYDLTQLVVDSGMSEKDMVKVGEKFFTSLGFKPLPETFWERSQFVQPRDRDVVCHASAWNLDGQDDIRIKMCINKTGEDLVTIHHELGHNFYQRIYKDQPFLYKEGANDGFHEAVGDTIALSITPKYLKEIGLMDEVPGEEKDIGYLMQQALDKIAFLPFGLLVDKWRWQVFNGEVQPGDYNKAWWKLREEYQGIQAPVARSEANFDPGAKYHIPGNTPYARYFLARIQQFQFHRALCEAAGETGPLHRCSIFKNKAAGEKLRNMLAMGASKPWPDAMEALTGQRELDASAIVDYFEPLMEYLQEQNKDRECGW, from the coding sequence ATGAAAAAGCTTGCGTTGGTAATCGCCGCTGCCACTTTCACCCTGGCGGGTTGTGACCGTGAAACACCGGAAGCGGGGGCGCCCGCACCCACCGCAGACAATAAGGCCGTGTACGGTGCCGATACCACCAATGCGGGGACCGTTGCACGGGCCCAGGACGCCTCGGCGGATCAGCTGGATGCCGAGGCTGCCAAGGCCTTCCTCGACAACGCCCAGGATCGATTGGCGAAAATGGCCGAAGAGGCCAGCCATGCCAGCTGGCTGGCGTCGACCTATATCAATGTAGATTCCCAGTACACCGAAGCCCTGGCAATGGAGCGCTACACCGCGCTTGCGGTGGAGTTGGCTCAGGAGGCGGCCAAGTTCGATCAGGTCGAATTGGACGCGGAAACCCGCCGCATGCTCACCATGCTCAAGCAAGGGCTGGTGTTCCCGGCCCCCAATGATCCCGAATTGACCGCAGAACTGGCGCAGATCGGCTCCAAGATGCAGGGTATGTATGGGGCGGGGAAATACTGCCCGGACCAGAAGCCCGGAAGTGAAAAGCCCGTCGCCAGCGACGACACACAAAACAAGTGCTACACCCTGACGGAAATGGGGCAGATGATGGCAAGCAGTCGCGACCCTAAGCTGCTGAGGGAGCTGTGGGTGGGCTGGCGAAAAGTGTCACCTCCGATGAAGCCCCTGTACGAGCGCCAGGTGGAAATCGGCAATGCCGGTGCCAAAGAGCTGGGTTACGACAATCTGAGTGCGATGTGGCGCTCCAAGTACGATATGCCTGCGGACGAATTTTCCGCAGACATGGATAACCAGTGGAACAAGGTGAAACCACTGTATGAGGCGCTGCATTGCCATGTGCGTGCAAAGTTGAACGAGCACTATGGCGATGACGTCGTGCCGGCCACAGGAAAAATCCCCGCACACCTGTTGGGGAATATGTGGGCACAGGAGTGGGGCAATATCTACGACCTGGTCAAAGATGAGGATATGCAGGCGCCCTACGATCTGACTCAGCTGGTGGTGGATTCCGGCATGAGTGAAAAAGATATGGTGAAGGTGGGGGAGAAATTCTTTACCTCCCTCGGGTTCAAACCTTTGCCGGAAACCTTCTGGGAGCGCTCCCAGTTCGTGCAGCCCCGGGACCGGGACGTAGTGTGTCACGCAAGTGCCTGGAACCTGGATGGCCAGGACGATATCCGCATCAAGATGTGTATCAATAAAACCGGTGAAGACCTGGTTACGATTCACCACGAGCTGGGGCACAACTTTTATCAGCGCATCTACAAGGATCAACCCTTTCTTTACAAGGAGGGTGCCAACGATGGGTTCCACGAGGCCGTGGGAGACACCATCGCTCTTTCCATTACGCCGAAATACCTGAAAGAAATCGGCCTGATGGATGAAGTCCCTGGGGAAGAGAAAGACATTGGCTACCTGATGCAGCAGGCTCTCGACAAGATCGCGTTCCTGCCGTTCGGTCTGCTCGTGGACAAGTGGCGCTGGCAGGTTTTCAACGGCGAGGTGCAACCCGGTGATTACAACAAGGCCTGGTGGAAGCTGCGTGAGGAGTACCAGGGCATTCAGGCGCCGGTTGCTCGCAGCGAGGCCAATTTTGATCCGGGGGCCAAATACCATATCCCCGGCAATACCCCGTACGCCCGCTACTTCCTCGCGCGTATCCAGCAGTTCCAGTTCCACCGCGCTCTGTGTGAAGCCGCTGGTGAAACCGGCCCGCTGCACCGCTGCTCTATTTTCAAAAACAAGGCCGCCGGTGAAAAGCTGCGCAACATGCTGGCGATGGGTGCGAGCAAGCCCTGGCCTGATGCCATGGAAGCGCTTACCGGGCAGCGGGAACTGGACGCGTCTGCCATCGTGGATTACTTCGAGCCTCTGATGGAATACCTGCAGGAGCAGAATAAAGATCGAGAGTGTGGTTGGTAA
- a CDS encoding 6-carboxytetrahydropterin synthase — translation MHLFVDSLTNVDFSYLHHARGIVGETWLANAALDGALDHQGMVCDFGIVKKTLRNWLDDELDHRLLVPTQSPHIAIKRDGDQLNLEWALADGTAIAVGGPSQAFALVEAESITAESVARWCVTQLDGVFPTSVDQLTLGFSNEQIDSPFYHYSHGLKKHDGNCQRIAHGHRSRIRIDVDGQRSSELERLWAERWEDIYLGTREDLAGESGEGDKVQLHFAYQARQGAFTLSIPASRCEILDCDTTVEQLAQTIADTLAKENTGKDITVRAYEGIGKGAVASARR, via the coding sequence ATGCATCTATTCGTCGACAGCCTCACCAATGTGGACTTCAGTTATCTCCACCACGCCCGGGGAATCGTGGGTGAAACCTGGCTGGCCAATGCAGCACTGGATGGCGCTCTGGATCACCAGGGCATGGTGTGCGATTTCGGCATCGTGAAAAAGACCTTGCGCAACTGGCTGGACGACGAACTGGATCACCGACTGCTGGTGCCCACCCAATCACCACACATCGCGATCAAGCGCGACGGCGACCAACTAAACCTGGAATGGGCTCTGGCCGATGGCACAGCCATCGCCGTCGGCGGCCCCTCTCAGGCCTTCGCCCTGGTGGAAGCAGAATCCATCACGGCGGAATCAGTAGCGCGCTGGTGTGTCACACAGCTGGACGGTGTATTCCCCACCAGTGTGGATCAGCTCACTCTCGGCTTCAGCAACGAACAGATCGACTCGCCCTTCTATCACTACAGTCACGGCCTCAAAAAACACGATGGCAATTGTCAGCGCATTGCCCACGGCCACCGCTCGCGTATTCGTATCGATGTGGACGGGCAGCGCAGCTCCGAGCTCGAAAGGCTGTGGGCAGAACGCTGGGAAGATATTTACCTGGGCACGCGGGAGGATCTCGCTGGGGAATCCGGTGAGGGGGACAAGGTACAACTGCACTTCGCCTATCAGGCACGCCAGGGCGCTTTCACCCTGAGTATCCCCGCCAGCCGCTGTGAAATCCTCGACTGTGACACCACCGTCGAACAGCTCGCGCAAACTATTGCGGACACGCTGGCAAAAGAAAATACCGGCAAGGACATCACCGTGCGCGCCTACGAAGGCATTGGCAAGGGTGCCGTGGCCAGCGCCCGGCGGTAG
- a CDS encoding DUF3149 domain-containing protein, with protein MDAMIDLFTSFSGLLSLGIIAFICLMGGYITRMALRKMNEELSHQPRKTAH; from the coding sequence ATGGACGCAATGATCGACCTCTTCACCAGCTTTTCCGGCCTGTTGAGCCTGGGCATTATCGCATTTATCTGCCTGATGGGCGGTTATATCACGCGCATGGCACTGCGCAAGATGAACGAAGAGCTCTCCCATCAGCCCCGCAAGACCGCCCACTGA
- a CDS encoding PadR family transcriptional regulator, whose translation MTEAPEKLQRMVMEVRRGALTLAVLLALGEPHYGYSLRKKLAQQGLEIDEGTLYPLLRRLEDQGLLSSDWRQEEGRRRRFYQIDDTGEIALAAMRSEWQSLNDVIGQLASKMESMESGDGVNGDSD comes from the coding sequence ATGACAGAAGCGCCGGAAAAACTCCAGCGAATGGTGATGGAAGTGCGTCGTGGGGCGCTCACCCTTGCGGTATTGCTCGCGCTGGGAGAGCCGCACTACGGCTACTCCCTGCGCAAGAAGCTGGCACAGCAAGGGCTGGAGATCGACGAAGGCACCCTCTACCCGCTGCTGCGCCGGCTGGAAGACCAGGGGCTGCTCTCCAGCGACTGGCGGCAGGAAGAGGGGCGCAGGCGACGCTTTTATCAGATCGATGACACTGGCGAGATCGCACTCGCAGCTATGCGCAGTGAGTGGCAGAGCCTGAACGACGTGATTGGCCAGCTGGCATCCAAAATGGAAAGTATGGAAAGTGGAGATGGAGTGAATGGCGACTCAGACTGA
- a CDS encoding autotransporter assembly complex protein TamA has translation MRNSLSARGVDFIQLAVGILLSALLLLPQPGIALPFFDRLPKFKVRVLENRELQEWLKDQLNEQRKSSSVLKSYEDPHDVARYERGTLEKLLRSRGYYDGRVRQSVTGGEILYRVVPGRQFRIKSLEIDMPPRLRAGFPGVGLQVGDPLEAVKVSEGVKKIETYLAENACLLDVDVDYKATVIHSEHAARLVYRVAPSPEVHIGELSIAGATSVNEDYLRKRLKLSPGDCFNSAKLDAAKLRLLRTNLIAGANAEVSEPHDGVVDVTFLVIERKHRTIRLGVGYASDEGAGVSAGWEHRNILGRGEKIEVETRVSEITQSLKGELLVPRFFRDDQDLAATAEASNEDRESYQAESVTIGGTISRRHTKHRTFSIGSELKFSKVQEEGEESENYNLLSFPLGIKIDTTDNLLDARSGATVALEVSPYFDLKGSSTRFVKNTLVGTGYLTGEEIRFDPTLAVRIKAGVISGIDNLDIPADERFYSGGGGSVRGYAYQALGPRRLIPSTVPGEPPTLSDPIGGRGLSEISVEGRFRFTETWGGVLFVDGGNAYADPQPSFDDLYWGVGIGVRYMTSFAPLRFDIAFPLDRREDLDDSAYQIYVSLGQAF, from the coding sequence TTGCGCAATTCTTTGTCCGCTCGCGGAGTGGATTTCATACAACTTGCAGTCGGCATACTGTTATCGGCACTGTTGCTTTTGCCGCAGCCGGGTATTGCCCTGCCTTTTTTCGATCGTTTACCCAAGTTTAAAGTCCGTGTGCTCGAAAACCGCGAGCTGCAGGAGTGGTTGAAAGATCAGCTGAACGAGCAGCGCAAGTCCAGCAGTGTGCTCAAGTCCTACGAAGATCCTCACGATGTGGCGCGCTACGAGCGCGGCACTCTGGAAAAACTGCTGCGCTCCCGCGGCTATTACGACGGACGGGTGCGCCAATCGGTGACCGGTGGTGAGATCCTGTATCGCGTGGTGCCCGGACGTCAGTTCCGCATCAAATCCCTCGAAATCGATATGCCGCCAAGACTGCGCGCGGGTTTTCCCGGTGTCGGTCTGCAGGTCGGGGACCCCCTAGAGGCGGTCAAGGTTTCTGAGGGGGTCAAGAAAATCGAGACCTACCTGGCGGAAAACGCCTGTCTGCTGGATGTGGATGTGGATTACAAGGCGACGGTTATCCACAGCGAACACGCCGCCCGCCTTGTGTACCGAGTGGCGCCGAGCCCGGAAGTGCACATCGGAGAGCTCAGTATCGCCGGTGCCACCAGTGTCAATGAGGACTATCTGCGCAAGCGGTTGAAGCTCTCGCCCGGTGACTGCTTCAACAGCGCCAAACTCGATGCCGCCAAGCTGCGCCTGCTGCGCACCAATCTTATCGCTGGTGCGAATGCCGAAGTTTCTGAACCACACGATGGTGTGGTGGATGTGACGTTTCTGGTGATCGAGCGCAAGCATCGCACGATTCGCTTGGGGGTGGGCTACGCCTCTGACGAGGGCGCCGGGGTTTCCGCCGGCTGGGAGCATCGCAATATCCTCGGACGGGGGGAAAAAATCGAAGTGGAAACGCGGGTCAGTGAAATTACCCAGTCACTGAAGGGCGAATTACTGGTGCCGCGTTTTTTCCGCGACGATCAGGATCTGGCGGCCACCGCAGAGGCATCCAATGAAGACCGCGAATCCTACCAGGCGGAATCCGTCACCATTGGCGGCACCATTTCCCGTCGGCACACCAAGCACCGCACGTTCAGTATCGGCAGCGAGCTGAAGTTCAGTAAGGTGCAGGAAGAAGGGGAGGAGAGTGAAAACTACAACCTGCTTTCGTTTCCTCTGGGGATCAAGATCGATACCACCGACAACCTGCTGGATGCTCGCAGTGGAGCCACCGTTGCGCTGGAGGTGAGCCCCTATTTCGACCTCAAGGGAAGCAGTACACGTTTTGTAAAAAATACCCTGGTGGGCACAGGCTATCTGACGGGCGAGGAAATCCGCTTCGATCCGACACTGGCGGTGCGTATCAAAGCTGGTGTCATCAGTGGCATCGATAATCTGGATATTCCCGCGGATGAGCGATTCTATTCCGGCGGCGGTGGCTCGGTGCGCGGATACGCCTATCAGGCCCTGGGGCCGCGCCGACTGATTCCGTCAACCGTTCCCGGTGAGCCGCCCACGCTGTCTGACCCTATCGGCGGCCGCGGCCTCAGTGAAATTTCCGTGGAAGGCCGCTTCCGGTTTACCGAAACCTGGGGCGGCGTGTTGTTTGTGGATGGGGGTAATGCCTACGCCGACCCGCAGCCCAGTTTTGACGACCTCTATTGGGGGGTTGGTATCGGCGTTCGCTATATGACGTCTTTTGCACCGCTGCGTTTTGACATCGCCTTTCCACTGGATCGCCGGGAAGACCTGGACGATAGCGCTTATCAGATCTACGTCAGTTTGGGGCAGGCGTTCTGA
- the ald gene encoding alanine dehydrogenase, producing MLIGVPKEIKNHEYRIGLTPASVRELIGHGHEVIVQKDGGASIGFTDEMYQQAGAKIIDTPEEIFATADMIVKVKEPQPHECEMLRPGQLLYTYLHLAPDPKQTELLVKSGATCIAYETVTDRSGGLPLLAPMSEVAGRMSVQCGAHHLEKAQGGLGVLLGGVPGVAPAKVLIIGGGVVGTNAAKMALGMGADVTILDRSLPRLRQLDDIFGGAVRTEYSTNDAIESHALEADLVVGAVLIPGAAAPKLLTRDIISRMKKGAVVVDVAIDQGGCFETSKATTHQEPTYVVDGVVHYCVANMPGGVARTSTMALNNATLPFAVALANKGAKQALLDDANLLEGLNVHAGMVTYKAVADVLGYEYVDPKLALQKSAVDSDVAA from the coding sequence ATGTTGATCGGTGTACCGAAAGAGATTAAGAACCACGAGTACCGTATTGGCCTGACGCCAGCAAGTGTGCGCGAGCTGATCGGTCACGGTCACGAGGTGATCGTACAGAAGGACGGTGGTGCGTCCATCGGCTTTACCGATGAGATGTACCAGCAGGCTGGCGCCAAAATCATCGATACCCCGGAAGAGATTTTCGCCACCGCGGATATGATCGTGAAGGTGAAAGAGCCTCAGCCCCACGAGTGCGAAATGCTGCGCCCGGGCCAACTGCTGTACACCTACCTGCACCTGGCGCCGGACCCCAAACAGACCGAGCTGTTGGTGAAATCCGGTGCGACCTGTATCGCTTATGAAACGGTAACCGACCGTTCCGGTGGCCTGCCACTGCTGGCGCCCATGTCTGAAGTTGCCGGCCGTATGTCCGTGCAGTGCGGCGCGCACCATCTGGAAAAAGCCCAGGGTGGTCTGGGTGTGCTGCTGGGTGGTGTACCCGGTGTTGCCCCGGCCAAAGTACTGATTATCGGTGGCGGTGTGGTCGGTACCAACGCGGCCAAGATGGCCCTGGGTATGGGTGCCGATGTGACCATTCTCGATCGTTCCCTGCCCCGTCTGCGTCAGCTGGACGATATCTTCGGTGGCGCAGTGCGTACCGAATACTCCACCAATGATGCGATCGAATCCCACGCGCTGGAGGCCGATTTGGTTGTGGGTGCGGTACTGATTCCGGGTGCGGCGGCACCAAAACTGCTGACCCGCGACATCATCAGCCGTATGAAGAAAGGCGCGGTCGTTGTGGACGTGGCCATTGACCAGGGCGGTTGTTTCGAAACCTCCAAGGCAACCACCCACCAGGAGCCTACCTACGTTGTCGATGGCGTGGTGCACTACTGTGTCGCCAACATGCCCGGCGGCGTCGCGCGTACTTCCACCATGGCGCTGAACAACGCCACTTTGCCGTTTGCGGTCGCGCTGGCGAACAAGGGTGCCAAACAGGCACTGCTGGACGATGCCAACCTGCTGGAAGGCCTGAACGTACACGCCGGTATGGTGACCTACAAAGCTGTAGCCGATGTACTGGGTTACGAATATGTGGATCCCAAGCTGGCTCTGCAGAAATCCGCTGTTGATTCCGATGTTGCCGCTTGA